One genomic region from Enterobacter hormaechei ATCC 49162 encodes:
- a CDS encoding DUF1107 domain-containing protein produces the protein MKIFQRYNPLQVAKYVKILFRGRLYIKDVGAFEFDKGKILIPKVKDKQHLSVMSEVNRQVMRLQTEMA, from the coding sequence ATGAAAATTTTCCAACGCTACAACCCGCTTCAGGTGGCGAAGTACGTGAAGATCCTGTTCCGTGGACGGTTGTACATCAAGGATGTTGGCGCTTTTGAGTTCGATAAGGGCAAAATCCTTATCCCGAAAGTGAAGGACAAACAGCACTTGTCTGTGATGTCCGAAGTCAACCGTCAGGTTATGCGTCT
- a CDS encoding YtfJ family protein — protein sequence MTLRNLLAAACLLLPLMASAHNIEKGQRVPPVGIADRGELILDNDKFSYKAWNSAQLAGKVRVVQHIAGRTSAKEKNATLVEAIKAAKFPHDRYQTTTIVNTDDAIPGSGMFVRSSLESNKKLYPWSQFIVDSDGVTRKAWQLEEESSAIVVLDKNGRVQWVKDGALTQDEVQQVVALLHKLLNQ from the coding sequence ATGACCCTACGTAACCTCCTGGCAGCAGCTTGCCTGTTGCTGCCGCTGATGGCTTCCGCACACAACATTGAAAAAGGACAGCGTGTCCCGCCGGTCGGGATTGCTGACCGGGGAGAATTGATTCTCGACAATGATAAGTTTAGCTACAAAGCCTGGAATAGCGCGCAGCTTGCGGGCAAAGTGAGAGTTGTACAACATATTGCCGGACGTACATCCGCGAAAGAGAAAAACGCCACCCTCGTGGAAGCGATCAAAGCCGCAAAATTCCCGCACGATCGCTACCAGACCACCACCATCGTGAACACCGACGACGCGATTCCCGGCTCCGGGATGTTTGTGCGCTCAAGCCTTGAGAGCAATAAGAAGCTCTATCCGTGGTCGCAGTTTATTGTCGACAGCGACGGCGTGACGCGTAAGGCATGGCAGCTGGAAGAAGAGAGTTCTGCGATTGTCGTGCTGGACAAAAACGGTCGCGTGCAGTGGGTTAAAGATGGCGCGCTGACGCAGGATGAGGTGCAGCAGGTGGTTGCCCTGCTGCATAAGCTGCTGAATCAGTAA
- the cysQ gene encoding 3'(2'),5'-bisphosphate nucleotidase CysQ has translation MLDKICQLARDAGDAIMQVYDGATPMDVVSKADDSPVTAADIAAHTVILKGLQALTPDIPVLSEEAPQSWDERQHWQRYWLVDPLDGTKEFIKRNGEFTVNIALIEKGKAVLGVVYAPVMKVMYSAAEGKAWKEECGVRKQIQVRDARPPLVVISRSHSDSELEEYLQQLGEHQTTSIGSSLKFCLVAEGQAQLYPRFGPTNVWDTAAGHAVAAAAGAHVHDWQGKPLDYTPRESFLNPGFRVSLY, from the coding sequence ATGTTAGATAAAATTTGTCAGCTCGCACGGGATGCGGGTGATGCCATTATGCAGGTGTACGATGGCGCCACACCGATGGACGTTGTCAGCAAAGCGGACGACTCCCCGGTGACGGCGGCGGATATCGCGGCGCATACGGTGATCCTGAAAGGTTTGCAGGCCCTGACGCCGGATATTCCGGTCCTTTCTGAAGAAGCGCCCCAGAGCTGGGACGAACGTCAGCACTGGCAGCGTTACTGGCTGGTCGACCCGCTGGACGGCACGAAAGAGTTTATCAAGCGTAACGGTGAATTCACCGTCAACATCGCCCTGATTGAAAAAGGAAAAGCGGTGCTGGGCGTGGTTTACGCCCCGGTGATGAAGGTGATGTACAGCGCGGCGGAAGGTAAAGCCTGGAAGGAAGAGTGCGGCGTGCGTAAGCAGATCCAGGTGCGCGATGCCCGTCCTCCGCTGGTGGTGATCAGCCGCTCGCACAGCGACAGCGAGCTGGAGGAGTACCTGCAACAGCTGGGCGAACACCAGACGACGTCGATTGGGTCGTCGCTGAAGTTCTGCCTGGTGGCGGAAGGGCAGGCGCAGCTGTACCCCCGTTTCGGGCCGACTAACGTCTGGGATACCGCCGCAGGTCACGCTGTCGCCGCAGCGGCAGGCGCGCATGTGCATGACTGGCAGGGTAAGCCGCTGGACTATACCCCGCGCGAGTCTTTCCTGAATCCGGGTTTCCGGGTGTCACTTTACTGA
- a CDS encoding bifunctional 2',3'-cyclic-nucleotide 2'-phosphodiesterase/3'-nucleotidase — translation MIKFSATLLATLIAASVQAATVDLRILETTDLHSNIMDFDYYKDTPTEKFGLVRTASLINAARGEVKNSVLVDNGDLIQGSPLGDYMAAKGLKKGEIHPVYKAMNTLDYAVGNLGNHEFNYGLKYLHDALAGAKFPYVNANIIDVKTQKPLFTPYLIKETEVVDQDGKKQTLKIGYIGFVPPQIMTWDKANLDGKVTVNDITETARKYVPEMRAKGADVVVVVAHSGLSADPYQVMAENSVYYLSQVPGVDAILFGHAHAVFPGKDFADIKGADIEKGTLNGVPSVMPGMWGDHLGVVDLVLNNDSGSWKVTQSKAEARPIYDAAAKKSLAAEDKKLVDVLKHDHDATREFVSKPIGKSADNMYSFLALVQDDPTVQVVNMAQKAYAEHFVQGDPDLAKLPVLSAAAPFKVGGRKNDPASYVEVEKGQLTFRNAADLYLYPNTLVVVKATGKEVKEWLECSAGQFNQIDPHSSKPQSLINWDGFRTYNFDVIDGVEYQIDVTQPAKYNGECQAINPQAERIKNLTFNGKAIDPNATFLVVTNNYRAYGGKFAGTGDSHIAFASPDENRSVLAAWISAESKKAGEIHPAVDNNWRLAPIHSDTTLDIRFETSPSDKAAAFIRDKAQYPMKKVATDDIGFAIYQVDLSK, via the coding sequence ATGATTAAGTTTAGCGCAACGCTCCTGGCAACGCTGATAGCGGCAAGCGTTCAGGCGGCGACGGTGGATCTCCGTATTCTGGAAACCACCGATCTGCACAGCAACATAATGGACTTCGATTACTACAAAGATACCCCTACGGAAAAATTCGGACTGGTACGCACGGCAAGTTTGATCAACGCCGCCCGCGGTGAAGTGAAAAACAGCGTGCTGGTCGATAACGGGGATTTAATTCAGGGCAGCCCGCTTGGCGACTACATGGCGGCGAAGGGGCTGAAAAAAGGCGAGATCCACCCTGTCTATAAAGCGATGAATACCCTGGATTATGCGGTTGGCAACCTGGGCAACCACGAATTTAACTATGGCCTGAAATACCTGCACGACGCGCTGGCAGGGGCAAAATTCCCGTACGTTAACGCCAACATCATCGACGTTAAGACGCAAAAGCCGCTCTTTACCCCTTACCTGATTAAAGAGACCGAAGTTGTCGACCAGGACGGTAAAAAACAGACGCTGAAAATCGGTTACATCGGCTTTGTGCCACCGCAGATCATGACGTGGGATAAAGCCAACCTCGACGGCAAAGTGACCGTCAACGACATTACCGAAACCGCGCGCAAATACGTGCCGGAGATGCGGGCGAAAGGCGCGGATGTGGTGGTCGTCGTGGCACACTCTGGCCTCTCGGCCGACCCGTATCAGGTGATGGCGGAGAACTCCGTGTACTATCTCAGCCAGGTGCCGGGCGTGGATGCGATCCTGTTTGGTCACGCTCACGCCGTCTTCCCGGGTAAAGATTTCGCTGATATCAAAGGCGCGGACATCGAAAAAGGGACGCTTAACGGTGTGCCATCGGTGATGCCGGGCATGTGGGGCGACCACCTTGGCGTGGTGGATCTGGTGCTGAATAACGACAGCGGAAGCTGGAAAGTCACGCAGTCAAAAGCGGAAGCGCGTCCGATTTACGACGCCGCGGCTAAAAAATCGCTGGCCGCAGAAGATAAAAAGCTGGTCGACGTGCTGAAGCATGACCACGATGCAACGCGTGAATTTGTCAGCAAGCCGATCGGTAAATCCGCTGATAACATGTACAGCTTCCTCGCGCTGGTACAGGATGACCCGACCGTGCAGGTGGTCAACATGGCGCAGAAAGCCTATGCCGAACACTTTGTACAGGGCGATCCGGATCTGGCAAAACTGCCGGTCCTGTCTGCCGCGGCTCCATTTAAAGTGGGCGGACGTAAGAACGACCCGGCAAGCTATGTTGAAGTGGAAAAAGGCCAGCTGACCTTCCGTAATGCCGCCGATCTCTATCTCTATCCCAACACCCTCGTGGTGGTGAAAGCCACCGGGAAAGAGGTGAAGGAGTGGCTGGAGTGCTCCGCCGGGCAGTTTAACCAGATCGATCCGCACAGCAGTAAACCGCAGTCGCTGATTAACTGGGACGGTTTCCGCACCTACAACTTCGACGTGATCGACGGCGTGGAATATCAGATTGATGTGACGCAGCCTGCAAAATATAACGGCGAATGTCAGGCCATTAATCCGCAGGCGGAGCGCATCAAAAACCTGACCTTCAACGGCAAGGCAATTGACCCGAATGCCACCTTCCTGGTCGTGACCAACAACTACCGCGCCTACGGCGGTAAGTTCGCCGGTACGGGTGACAGCCACATCGCCTTTGCCTCGCCGGACGAGAACCGTTCGGTGCTGGCGGCGTGGATTAGCGCAGAGTCGAAAAAGGCTGGCGAAATTCATCCGGCGGTGGATAACAACTGGCGTCTGGCGCCGATCCACAGCGACACGACGCTGGATATTCGTTTCGAAACCTCACCTTCCGATAAAGCAGCCGCGTTTATCAGGGATAAGGCGCAGTATCCGATGAAGAAGGTTGCGACGGATGATATCGGGTTCGCGATTTATCAGGTGGATTTGAGCAAATAG
- a CDS encoding winged helix-turn-helix transcriptional regulator, with translation MKTTIPTLSEQMRDGNLFAEQCPSREVLKHVTSRWGVLILLALREGTHRFSALRHKMGGVSEKMLSQSLQALEQDGFVNRVSYPVVPPHVEYSLTPMGLEVSEKVAALADWIEVNTPKVMAIRDERAA, from the coding sequence ATGAAAACAACGATACCGACGCTCAGCGAGCAAATGCGCGATGGCAACCTCTTTGCGGAACAGTGCCCGTCACGGGAGGTGCTGAAACACGTTACCAGCCGCTGGGGCGTGCTGATCCTGCTGGCTCTGCGTGAAGGAACGCACCGTTTTAGCGCGTTGCGTCATAAAATGGGCGGGGTGAGCGAAAAGATGCTGTCTCAGTCGCTTCAGGCCCTCGAGCAGGACGGCTTTGTCAATCGCGTGTCGTATCCGGTCGTGCCGCCGCATGTGGAGTATAGCCTGACGCCGATGGGGCTGGAGGTGAGCGAAAAGGTGGCCGCGCTGGCCGACTGGATTGAGGTGAATACGCCGAAGGTGATGGCGATTCGGGATGAGCGCGCGGCGTAA
- a CDS encoding SDR family oxidoreductase: protein MIAITGATGQLGQHVIEELLKTVPASQIVAIVRNPAKAEALRQQGVVVRQADYTDEAAFTTALNGVDKLLLISSSEVGQRAAQHQNVINAAKAAGVKFIAYTSLLHADRSPLGLHVEHVETENALAESGLPYALLRNGWYTENYLASAPPALEHGVFMGAAGEGKIASATRADYAAAAAKVISEEGHAGKVYELAGDNAWTLSELAAELSKQSGKPVTYQNLSEADFAAALKGAGLPAGLAEMLADSDTGASRGGLFDDSRTLSKLIGRPTTPLAESVKAIL, encoded by the coding sequence ATGATCGCGATTACCGGCGCTACCGGCCAGCTTGGCCAACACGTTATTGAAGAACTGCTGAAAACCGTTCCGGCCAGCCAGATCGTGGCTATTGTGCGTAACCCGGCGAAAGCCGAAGCGTTGCGTCAGCAAGGGGTCGTTGTGCGTCAGGCGGATTACACCGATGAAGCTGCATTTACCACCGCGCTGAACGGCGTGGATAAACTGCTGCTCATCTCCTCCAGCGAAGTAGGCCAGCGCGCCGCACAGCACCAGAACGTGATTAACGCCGCCAAAGCCGCCGGGGTGAAATTCATCGCCTACACCAGCCTGCTGCATGCGGACAGATCCCCGCTGGGTCTGCACGTTGAGCATGTCGAAACCGAAAATGCACTGGCAGAATCCGGCCTGCCTTACGCCCTGCTGCGCAACGGCTGGTACACCGAAAACTACCTGGCAAGCGCACCGCCTGCGCTGGAACATGGCGTATTTATGGGTGCCGCAGGCGAAGGCAAAATTGCCTCTGCGACCCGTGCGGATTACGCGGCGGCGGCAGCGAAAGTGATTTCTGAAGAGGGTCATGCCGGCAAGGTGTATGAACTGGCGGGTGACAATGCCTGGACGCTGAGCGAACTGGCGGCGGAGCTGAGCAAGCAGAGCGGTAAGCCGGTAACGTATCAGAACCTCAGCGAAGCGGATTTCGCCGCCGCGCTGAAGGGCGCGGGGCTGCCTGCCGGACTGGCGGAAATGCTGGCGGATTCCGATACCGGTGCGTCCAGAGGCGGCCTGTTCGACGACAGCCGTACCCTGAGCAAACTGATCGGCCGCCCGACCACACCGCTGGCAGAGAGCGTCAAAGCCATCCTCTAG
- a CDS encoding AraC family transcriptional regulator, whose product MQGVPEQFTDERDSARFRHLAQLPGLELYHAHISDYAFEPHTHEAFGIGTIETGAERFRYRGSQHLAAEKSVVTMNPDEIHTGESATEGGWRYRMVYIEPDLLEEVTGLRHWWFNDVTRHDPLRSQQIGQLIYGLWHTNDPLAQKGLLLDLIQTFQPLAHHAPVMQEAAHRFDRVRDYLHDNYMRALTLDELANVVSLSPYHFQRQFKAHFHVTPHQMLMAIRLWRAKAFLTHGMPAAEVAAATGLTDQSHLTRAFTRRYGITPVRYQKQVMPR is encoded by the coding sequence GTGCAAGGCGTACCGGAACAGTTCACTGATGAGAGAGACAGCGCGCGCTTTCGCCATCTGGCGCAGCTGCCGGGCCTGGAGCTTTATCACGCCCATATCTCTGACTACGCCTTTGAGCCTCACACGCACGAAGCCTTCGGCATCGGCACCATCGAAACCGGTGCCGAACGCTTCCGCTATCGCGGTAGCCAGCATCTTGCCGCGGAAAAATCCGTCGTGACCATGAACCCGGACGAGATCCACACCGGAGAATCTGCCACCGAAGGCGGCTGGCGCTACCGCATGGTCTACATCGAACCCGACCTGCTGGAAGAGGTCACCGGTCTGCGTCACTGGTGGTTTAATGACGTTACGCGCCACGACCCACTGCGTTCACAGCAGATTGGACAGCTTATTTACGGCCTGTGGCACACCAACGATCCGCTGGCGCAGAAGGGGTTGTTACTGGATTTGATTCAGACTTTTCAGCCGCTGGCCCACCACGCGCCGGTGATGCAGGAGGCCGCACACCGCTTCGATCGCGTTCGTGACTATCTGCACGACAACTACATGCGCGCCCTGACGCTGGACGAGCTGGCTAACGTTGTCTCGCTCAGCCCCTACCATTTCCAGCGCCAGTTCAAAGCCCATTTTCACGTTACGCCACACCAAATGCTGATGGCCATCCGCCTGTGGCGCGCCAAAGCATTCCTCACTCACGGCATGCCCGCCGCCGAGGTAGCCGCCGCGACCGGGCTGACCGATCAGTCGCATTTGACCCGCGCCTTTACCCGCCGCTACGGCATTACGCCCGTGCGTTACCAGAAGCAGGTTATGCCGCGTTAA
- a CDS encoding DMT family transporter, whose translation MISGVLYALLAGLMWGLIFVGPLIVPEYPAILQSTGRYLALGLIAVPLAWLGRARLRQLGRQDWLTALALTMMGNLIYYVCLASAIQRTGAPVSTMIIGTLPVVIPVFANLLYSQRDGKLAWSKMVPALACIAVGLVCVNIAELRHGLEDFSLWRYGSGIVLAFISVVCWAWYALRNARWLRENPDKHPMMWATAQALVTLPVSLLGYVGACVWLGSQQPDFALPFGPRPWLFVGLMVAIAVLCSWVGALCWNIASQKLPTVILGPLIVFETLAGLLYTFLMRQSMPPLLTACGIALLVVGVVIAVRGKPEKPRVIPASEM comes from the coding sequence ATGATTAGCGGCGTGTTGTATGCCCTGCTTGCGGGTTTGATGTGGGGGCTGATTTTCGTTGGCCCACTGATTGTGCCGGAGTATCCGGCAATATTGCAGTCGACCGGGCGTTATCTGGCGCTGGGGCTGATCGCCGTGCCGCTGGCCTGGCTGGGGCGCGCGCGTCTGCGTCAGCTGGGTCGACAGGACTGGCTCACCGCGCTGGCGCTGACCATGATGGGTAATCTCATCTATTACGTTTGCCTGGCGAGCGCCATTCAGCGCACCGGTGCGCCGGTGTCGACCATGATTATCGGCACGCTGCCGGTGGTCATTCCGGTTTTCGCGAACCTGCTTTACAGCCAGCGTGACGGCAAACTGGCGTGGTCAAAAATGGTGCCCGCGCTGGCCTGCATCGCCGTAGGACTGGTGTGCGTGAATATTGCCGAGCTTCGCCACGGCCTGGAAGATTTCAGCTTATGGCGTTACGGTTCGGGGATCGTTTTAGCCTTCATCTCGGTGGTGTGCTGGGCCTGGTATGCCCTGCGCAACGCACGCTGGCTGCGGGAAAACCCGGATAAACATCCGATGATGTGGGCGACGGCGCAGGCGCTGGTCACACTCCCTGTCTCGTTGCTGGGCTATGTGGGCGCGTGTGTCTGGCTGGGTAGCCAGCAACCGGACTTTGCCCTGCCCTTTGGACCGCGCCCGTGGCTGTTCGTCGGGTTAATGGTCGCCATTGCCGTGCTCTGTTCGTGGGTTGGCGCGCTGTGCTGGAACATTGCCAGCCAGAAGCTGCCAACGGTGATCTTAGGGCCGCTGATTGTCTTTGAAACGCTGGCCGGGCTGCTCTATACCTTCCTGATGCGTCAGAGCATGCCGCCGCTGTTAACGGCCTGCGGGATCGCATTGCTGGTCGTTGGGGTGGTGATTGCGGTGAGAGGGAAGCCGGAAAAACCGAGGGTCATTCCGGCGTCGGAGATGTGA
- a CDS encoding methyl-accepting chemotaxis protein — MFKRIKVITLLISVLLVLGIMQLISAGIFINALNNDKENFTVSQLSSQNVAEFTDAWISLNQARVTLNRGMLRLQSSMASQINGGQLNELVNTAKNLLADAQTHYDKYYALPETPGMDEHLADRLEEQYRIYSATLTQMNVLLGQGNLEEMFKQNAEQKQTAMQKVYREWREAQAALTAKGIQDNESDYKRILWILSTVMLLVIAVIISSWIAMRRVLLLPLEEVINHIRAIAAGDLTQPIQAEGKNEMAILARNVHEMQTALANTVGVVREGADTIYTGAGEISAGSNDLSSRTEQQAASLEETAASMEQLTATVKQNADNARQASRLALDASSTAKKGGNVVEGVVRTMDEIATSSSKIAQITNVIDGIAFQTNILALNAAVEAARAGEQGRGFAVVAGEVRTLAQRSAQAAKEIKALIDDSGERVNAGSQLVNEAGATMAEIVNAVTRVTDIMGEIASASDEQSRGIDQVGQAVAEMDRVTQQNASLVEESAAAAAALEDQAARLNEAVAVFKITRNQAVKAAPVKTHVPKAQPVAAASEANWETF; from the coding sequence ATGTTTAAACGTATAAAAGTCATTACTCTTTTGATTTCGGTGCTGCTTGTGCTCGGCATCATGCAACTGATCTCCGCCGGCATTTTCATTAATGCGCTCAATAACGATAAAGAGAACTTCACCGTTTCGCAGCTTTCCAGCCAGAACGTGGCGGAGTTCACCGACGCCTGGATCAGCCTGAATCAGGCGCGCGTCACCCTCAACCGCGGCATGCTGCGCCTGCAAAGCAGCATGGCGTCGCAGATAAACGGAGGGCAGTTGAACGAGCTGGTCAATACCGCGAAAAACCTGCTGGCCGATGCCCAGACCCATTACGATAAATACTACGCGCTGCCGGAAACGCCGGGTATGGACGAGCACCTGGCCGATCGTCTGGAAGAGCAATACCGCATCTACTCCGCCACGTTGACGCAAATGAACGTTCTGCTGGGTCAGGGCAATCTGGAAGAGATGTTCAAACAAAATGCCGAACAGAAACAGACGGCGATGCAAAAGGTTTATCGCGAGTGGCGTGAGGCGCAGGCCGCGCTGACCGCCAAAGGTATCCAGGACAATGAAAGCGACTACAAACGCATTCTGTGGATCCTCTCTACGGTGATGCTGCTGGTGATCGCGGTAATAATTTCCAGCTGGATTGCGATGCGTCGCGTGCTGCTGCTGCCGCTGGAAGAGGTGATCAACCATATCCGCGCCATTGCCGCAGGGGATTTAACCCAGCCGATTCAGGCTGAGGGCAAAAATGAAATGGCAATTCTGGCGCGCAACGTTCACGAGATGCAGACCGCGCTGGCTAACACGGTGGGCGTGGTGCGTGAAGGCGCAGACACCATCTACACCGGCGCGGGTGAAATCTCGGCGGGCAGCAACGATCTCTCTTCCCGCACCGAGCAGCAGGCCGCGTCTCTGGAAGAGACGGCAGCCAGCATGGAACAGCTAACCGCCACCGTGAAGCAAAACGCCGATAACGCGCGTCAGGCTTCCCGTCTGGCGCTGGACGCTTCCTCTACCGCGAAGAAGGGTGGAAACGTGGTCGAGGGCGTGGTGCGCACCATGGACGAGATTGCCACCAGTTCCAGCAAAATCGCACAAATTACCAACGTGATCGACGGCATTGCCTTCCAGACCAACATTCTGGCGCTGAACGCGGCGGTGGAAGCGGCGCGTGCGGGCGAGCAGGGCCGTGGCTTCGCGGTTGTGGCGGGCGAGGTGCGTACCCTTGCCCAGCGCAGCGCGCAGGCGGCGAAAGAGATCAAAGCGCTGATCGATGATTCCGGCGAGCGCGTTAACGCGGGTTCTCAGCTGGTAAATGAAGCGGGCGCGACGATGGCGGAGATCGTTAATGCGGTTACGCGCGTAACCGATATCATGGGTGAAATCGCGTCTGCGTCCGACGAGCAGAGCCGCGGTATCGACCAGGTGGGTCAGGCGGTGGCGGAGATGGATCGCGTCACCCAGCAGAATGCCTCGCTGGTGGAAGAGTCTGCGGCGGCAGCGGCGGCGCTGGAAGATCAGGCTGCACGCCTGAACGAAGCGGTAGCGGTGTTTAAAATTACCCGTAATCAGGCGGTGAAAGCCGCGCCGGTAAAGACCCATGTACCTAAAGCGCAGCCCGTAGCGGCGGCGTCTGAAGCGAACTGGGAAACGTTTTAA
- the ytfE gene encoding iron-sulfur cluster repair protein YtfE, whose protein sequence is MAFRDQPLGELALSIPRASALFRKYDMDYCCGGKQTLARAASRKELNVEVIEAELAQLAEQPVDKDWRTAPLTEIIDHIIVRYHDRHREQLPELILQATKVERVHADKPSVPRGLAKYLTMLHEELSSHMMKEEQILFPMIKQGMGSQAMGPISVMESEHDDAGELLEVIKHTTNNVTPPPEACTTWKAMYNGINEMIDDLMEHISLENNVLFPRALADK, encoded by the coding sequence ATGGCCTTCCGCGACCAACCCTTAGGCGAGCTGGCGCTCTCCATCCCTCGCGCTTCTGCGCTGTTCCGTAAATACGATATGGATTACTGCTGCGGCGGTAAGCAAACGCTGGCGCGCGCTGCGTCGCGAAAAGAGTTGAATGTAGAGGTTATCGAAGCAGAACTGGCTCAGCTGGCTGAACAGCCTGTCGATAAAGACTGGCGCACCGCGCCGCTGACTGAAATCATCGACCACATCATCGTGCGTTACCACGACCGTCACCGCGAACAGCTACCGGAGCTGATTTTGCAGGCGACCAAAGTGGAACGCGTTCACGCCGATAAACCTTCCGTACCGCGCGGTCTGGCGAAATACCTGACCATGCTGCACGAAGAACTTTCCAGCCACATGATGAAAGAGGAGCAGATCCTCTTCCCGATGATCAAGCAGGGCATGGGCAGCCAGGCCATGGGGCCTATCAGCGTGATGGAAAGCGAACATGATGACGCTGGCGAACTGCTGGAAGTGATCAAACACACCACCAACAACGTCACACCGCCGCCAGAGGCGTGCACCACCTGGAAAGCCATGTACAACGGCATCAACGAGATGATCGACGATCTGATGGAACACATCAGCCTTGAGAATAACGTTCTGTTCCCGCGCGCATTGGCTGATAAATAA
- the cycA gene encoding D-serine/D-alanine/glycine transporter — MVDQVKVAAAEEATSEQSLRRNLTNRHIQLIAIGGAIGTGLFMGSGKTISLAGPSIIFVYMIIGFMLFFVMRAMGELLLSNLEYKSFSDFASDLLGPWAGYFTGWTYWFCWVVTGMADVVAITAYAQFWFPGLSDWVASLAVIVLLLSLNLATVKMFGEMEFWFAMIKIVAIVALIVVGLVMVLTHFQSPTGVQASFAHLWNDGGWFPKGISGFFAGFQIAVFAFVGIELVGTTAAETKDPEKSLPRAINSIPLRIIMFYVFALIIIMSVTPWSSVVPTKSPFVELFVLVGLPAAASLINFVVLTSAASSANSGVFSTSRMLFGLAQEGVAPSAFAKLSKRAVPAKGLTFSCICLLGGVVMLYVNPSVIGAFTMITTVSAILFMFVWTIILCSYLVYRKQRPHLHEKSIYKMPLGKLMCWVCMAFFVFVLVLLTLEDDTRQALIVTPLWFIALGLGWMFIGKKRMAGMR, encoded by the coding sequence ATGGTAGATCAGGTCAAAGTCGCCGCCGCAGAAGAGGCGACGTCTGAACAGTCGCTACGGCGTAATCTCACAAACCGTCATATACAGCTTATTGCCATTGGGGGAGCCATCGGCACCGGGCTGTTTATGGGATCGGGCAAAACCATCAGTCTTGCCGGCCCGTCGATCATCTTCGTTTACATGATCATCGGTTTTATGCTCTTTTTCGTGATGCGAGCAATGGGTGAATTGCTGCTCTCGAATCTCGAATACAAATCCTTCAGTGACTTCGCGTCAGACCTGCTCGGTCCGTGGGCGGGCTATTTTACCGGCTGGACCTACTGGTTCTGCTGGGTGGTTACCGGCATGGCGGATGTTGTCGCTATTACGGCCTACGCTCAATTCTGGTTCCCCGGTCTGTCGGACTGGGTGGCCTCGCTGGCGGTGATTGTTCTGCTGCTGAGCCTTAACCTCGCCACCGTTAAAATGTTCGGTGAGATGGAGTTCTGGTTCGCCATGATCAAAATCGTCGCCATCGTCGCACTGATTGTCGTCGGGCTGGTGATGGTGCTGACGCACTTCCAGTCGCCGACCGGTGTTCAGGCTTCGTTTGCCCATCTGTGGAATGACGGCGGCTGGTTCCCGAAAGGTATCAGCGGTTTCTTTGCCGGTTTCCAGATTGCGGTGTTTGCATTTGTGGGGATTGAGCTGGTGGGCACCACGGCGGCGGAAACCAAAGATCCGGAGAAATCCCTGCCGCGCGCCATCAACTCCATTCCGCTGCGTATCATCATGTTCTACGTCTTTGCGCTGATTATCATCATGTCCGTGACGCCGTGGAGTTCGGTGGTGCCAACTAAGAGTCCGTTCGTTGAGCTGTTCGTACTGGTGGGGCTGCCTGCGGCGGCGAGCCTGATTAACTTCGTGGTGCTGACCTCTGCGGCCTCTTCCGCGAACAGCGGCGTGTTCTCAACCAGCCGTATGCTGTTCGGTCTGGCGCAGGAGGGCGTTGCCCCGAGCGCGTTTGCCAAACTGTCTAAACGCGCTGTACCAGCGAAAGGGCTGACCTTCTCCTGCATCTGCCTGCTGGGCGGCGTGGTGATGCTTTACGTCAACCCGAGCGTCATCGGCGCATTCACCATGATCACCACGGTGTCGGCGATCCTGTTCATGTTCGTCTGGACCATCATCCTGTGCTCATACCTGGTGTACCGCAAACAGCGTCCACACCTGCATGAGAAGTCGATCTACAAGATGCCGCTGGGCAAGCTGATGTGCTGGGTGTGCATGGCGTTCTTCGTCTTCGTGCTGGTGCTCCTGACGCTGGAAGACGATACCCGACAGGCGCTGATTGTCACCCCGCTGTGGTTTATCGCGCTGGGGCTGGGCTGGATGTTTATCGGTAAGAAACGTATGGCAGGCATGCGTTAA